From the Lathyrus oleraceus cultivar Zhongwan6 chromosome 4, CAAS_Psat_ZW6_1.0, whole genome shotgun sequence genome, one window contains:
- the LOC127137603 gene encoding uncharacterized protein LOC127137603: protein MEQLQENQVVLQEEVSQMRSQMRKLMETIQAVGRGQEVMAKMQEEINQRANTTNPPTPPTVENLTPVPQADPSININAPRGVPNENPRPHALETDDQLDAFFSPRDTSQDDVFGSATNKVERKVKAIEEKLKAMGNTDVLGLDAAEMCLVPGVIIPAKFKVPDFEKYKGNSDPRMHIRANCRKMVVYSSDDQLLMHFFQDSLSGASLDWYMQLEGNHIHTWREMAEEFLKHYQYNFDMAPNRTQLQNLTQRSEESFKEYAQRWRELAARVQPPLLERELVDMFMGNMQGPYLDRMVGNTSSVFSDLVLAGERIDNMIKMGKIQNSASASSASKKPFVPYGKKREGETNAASIIRTRNPTYPQVATIAPVQPSQQQPFTIPVQTQQQQRYQQQPELGPPPAVLPPGYDANARCEFHSGAPGHSIENCKALKYKVQDLIDSKAIMFAPKGPNVNNNPMPPHNNASVNMMEAGNGRRLMSCMDELKTPLIEIKNALMKNNTFPICGNDCEHYLINPQQCITLNFVVQQLINQGILVVDCPSTKEDVSTLEIPYDEVPPLQIPYDFS, encoded by the exons ATGGAGCAACTTCAAGAGAACCAGGTTGTCCTTCAGGAAGAAGTATCCCAAATGCGGTCCCAAATGCGGAAATTGATGGAGACTATTCAAGCAGTCGGAAGAGGCCAGGAGGTtatggcaaaaatgcaagaagaaatAAACCAACGTGCCAATACTACCAACCCTCCTACCCCTCCAACGGTCGAGAATCTGACTCCAGTTCCTCAAGCTGATCCTTCAATTAACATTAATGCACCCCGCGGTGTTCCAAACGAAAATCCTCGTCCTCATGCTCTTGAGACAGACGACCAACTCGATGCATTCTTCAGCCCAAGGGACACCTCTCAGGATGACGTCTTCGGTTCAGCAACCAACAAGGTGGAGAGGAAGGTAAAGGCTATCGAGGAAAAGCTCAAGGCAATGGGGAACACTGATGTTTTGGGCCTTGATGCGGCAGAAATGTGCTTAGTACCTGGGGTCATCATTCCGGCCAAGTTCAAAGTtccggactttgaaaaatataagggaaatagcGACCCTAGAATGCACATTAGGGCAAACTGCCGAAAGATGGTTGTCTATTCCAGTGATGATCaacttttaatgcattttttcCAGGATTCCCTCAGcggggcatctttggattggtacatgcaACTCGAGGGCAACCATATTCACACCTGGAGGGAAATGGCCGAAGAATTCCTCAAGCACTATCAATACAACTTTGATATGGCACCTAATCGCACGCAGTTGCAAAATCTAACTCAGAGGTCTGAGGAgtccttcaaagagtatgcccagcgATGGAGGGAATTAGCTGCTAGAGTACAACCCCCATTGCTAGAAAGAGAACTGGTAGACATGTTTATGGGAAACATGCAAGGTCCATACCTTGATAGAATGGTAGGGAACACCTCTTCGGTCTTTTCCGACCTGGTCTTAGCCGGTGAAAGGATAGACAATATGATCAAGATGGGAAAGATCCAGAACTCTGCCAGTGCTTCTAGTGCATCGAAGAAACCTTTTGTTCCTTATGGTAAAAAACGAGAAGGCGAGACCAATGCTGCCTCCATCATTCGAACAAGAAATCCCACTTATCCACAGGTAGCCACCATAGCTCCCGTCCAACCAAGTCAACAACAACCATTTACAATTCCTGTTCAAACTCAACAGCAACAACGatatcaacaacaacc GGAGTTAGGACCCCCACCAGCGGTTCTTCCTCCCGGTTATGACGCAAATGCCCGCTGTGAATTTCATTCTGGCGCTCCTGGGCATTCGATCGAGAATTGTAAAGCATTAAAGTACAAGGTTCAAGATCTTATTGACTCTAAGGCAATCATGTTCGCCCCCAAGGGGCCGAATGTAAATAATAACCCGATGCCCCCTCACAACAATGCATCAGTGAATATGATGGAGGCTGGCAATGGAAGGAGATTGATGTCCTGTATGGACGAGTTAAAAACACCACTCATCGAGATCAAGAATGCTTTAATGAAGAATAATACCTTTCCCATCTGTGGTAATGACTGTGAACATTATCTGATTAACCCGCAACAATGTATAACATTAAACTTTGTCGTACAACAATTAATAAACCAAGGGATCTTGGTGGTAGACTGCCCGTCCACAAAGGAAGATGTGTCTACCCTCGAGATACCATACGACGAAGTCCCTCCTCTGCAAATTCCATATGACTTCTCTTAG
- the LOC127137602 gene encoding uncharacterized protein LOC127137602 — protein MDTSTRKSTSSFCFKSPDIRSLKVLCSKVVALKDNKFRANFRNIVDLLTEKVDYCAITTMSQYYDVPLRCFTFPDFQISPTLEDLERLLNRPIKEYSLFPKLEEGFCLTKLSLTLGINTNKLVDNWGVKGSLKGLTQKFLEAHTWEMIKEGRPDFCSVTLTLLIHGIILFPNLDKFMDQLAVEVFLTKNPVPFLLADFYHTFHTRHEKKGGTYLCCSPMLHLWMRACMPQSGPFTENKLTWPQRFASLSANSILWYKRECDIKDVIARCGEFSNVPLIGTQGCINYNPAILKRQLGYAMTSPPEERDFIPFVINTVDPLDSNVKRVRKAWTSIVRIDHEWGKKNILAKEPYYVWVKERARVVKMPFLFDPSSFPLMPEPEPVLQEDMDKLTSQIKELELENIQPRVELNRAKERNHVLEDKGKQVCEKFEDSKKRLRLAEGQRVWVGGALQGANSELDFRNEELDRASRIIKDLENTAERSNAMKKEAREDYEAQILELRTTLKEYKDFLAKEQLEKEKIHRSFMGEQFNLRRACEQIKNLKRGIYDQAYVELQNN, from the coding sequence ATGGATACTTCAACAAGGAAAAGCACTTCTTCTTTCTGCTTCAAGAGTCCCGATATCAGGTCATTAAAGGTCCTCTGTTCAAAGGTCGTAGCTCTCAAAGACAACAAGTTTAGAGCCAATTTTAGGAACATCGTAGATCTTCTAACCGAGAAGGTTGACTATTGTGCTATCACTACAATGTCCCAATACTATGACGtccctttaagatgcttcactttccccgacttccaaatctctccaaccTTGGAAGACCTTGAGAGACTCCTCAATCGACCAATCAAGGAATACAGCCTTTTCCCGAAATTGGAAGAAGGATTCTGTTTGACCAAACTCTCACTCACCTTGGGTATCAACACCAACAAACTAGTGGACAATTGGGGCGTTAAAGGATCCCTCAAAGGTTTAACTCAAAAGTTCCTAGAAGCCCATACTTGGGAAATGATTAAAGAAGGAAGACCCGACTTTTGTAGTGTAACCTTGACACTTTTGATTCATGGAATTATCCTCTTCCCAAATCTGGACAAGTTCATGGATCAATTAGCAGTTGAAGTCTTTTTAACAAAGAATCCGGTGCCTTTTTTACTTGCCGATTTCTACCATACCTTCCATACAAGGCATGAGAAGAAGGGAGGTACTTACCTTTGTTGCTCTCCTATGCTACATCTTTGGATGAGGGCCTGCATGCCTCAAAGTGGACCTTTCACCGAAAACAAACTGACATGGCCACAAAGGTTCGCATCTCTCTCTGCCAACTCAATTCTATGGTACAAAAGGGAATGTGATATAAAGGATGTCATCGCAAGATGTGGAGAGTTCTCTAACGTACCCTTGATAGGAAcacaaggttgcatcaactacaaccctgctatACTCAAGAGACAACTAGGGTACGCCATGACAAGTCCCCCCGAGGAAAGAGATTTCATTCCATTTGTCATCAATACCGTGGATCCGCTTGATTCAAACGTGAAAAGAGTGAGAAAAGCTTGGACAAGCATAGTCCGTATTGACCATGAATGGGGCAAGAAAAACatcctagccaaggaaccctactaTGTGTGGGTAAAAGAGAGGGCTAGGGTGGTTAAGATGCCGTTTCTATTTGATCCTTCTTCATTCCCGTTGATGCCCGAGCCCGAGCCTGTCCTACAAGAGGACATGGACAAACTTACCAGCCAAATCAAAGAGCTTGAGTTAGAAAACATTCAACCAAGAGTCGAACTCAATCGCGCCAAGGAACGTAACCACGTCTTGGAGGATAAGGGTAAACAAGTCTGTGAAAAATTTGAAGATAGCAAGAAAAGGCTCCGATTAGCTGAGGGACAGAGAGTTTGGGTTGGTGGAGCTTTACAAGGAGCTAATTCTGAGCTTGACTTCCGCAACGAGGAGTTGGATCGAGCATCCCGAATCATCAAGGACCTTGAAAATACTGCCGAGAGGTCTAATGCCATGAAGAAAGAAGCGAGGGAAGATTACGAGGCCCAGATTCTTGAACTAAGGACCACTCTAAAAGAGTATAAGGATTTTCTAGCCAAGGAGCAACTAGAGAAAGAAAAGATTCACCGAAGCTTCATGGGTGAGCAGTTCAACCTTAGACGAGCTTGCGAGCAAATCAAGAACTTGAAGAGGGGAATTTATGACCAAGCCTATGTAGAATTGCAAAATAATTGA